Genomic DNA from Terriglobia bacterium:
CTTTGGAAAATCGAGCCGCACTGCCCCATGATCCATAATCAGGATCCGATAGCCCGGTTGCGCTTTCCACGTGCTTTTTTGATCGGGATGAATGACAAAGGCTTTCACGCGGTACCCTTAAGCACGCGCCTCGCCACCTCTATGTGTTTATTTCAATGGGCTTGGGTGAGTCCCGGCGAGGAAAATCGACGGCCGAGCGATGAAGAAATCGCGGTTTTCGCGAACTCTGGTCCCGGAACGAATGCAGGCTGAAGCCCGCGGCCACATATCTAAGCCTCGATTTCCCGTAACAGCCGCTGTTCTATCACACGAACGCGTTCGATCTGGCCTTTGGCCGGAAAACGTTCGTAAAAACCTTCATTCCGGAACTCATCCTTGAGGTTGGCCCAGGGCGTCAGGAGCTTTTCGAAGACCTTGGGTGCGGGGTTTTCTCTCCACTTTTCCATGAGGTCGTCGCGGAGAGTGAGATCGGCGAGCACTCGAATCAGCGCTTTCAGCGTCACGCTGCTCGTGAACTTATATTTATCGTTGGAGCCCCAGATGCGTTCCATGACGGTGCGGACCGACTTCAGGTAATCAGCGATCAGCTCGAACGCGCGCTCCGGTTTGCCCTTGAGGTCCTTCATGAAAAACTTGTCGTTCTGCAAGATCAGTTTCTTGATCTCGTTGAAGAGTTCCGCCTGAAGGATCCACTTTTCCTGCTTGCTGCGCCCGCCGAGCCGGTTGATCTTGTATTGCAGCGGAGAGGAATCTTCTTCATATAACTTCCGGACCACCTGCGCTGCGAGGCGGGTTTCGTCGTCCGATGCACTGATGCGGTCCAGCAGATCGATCAGATGCGAGCGATTGATCCGGGTCTGGGTGGAATTGATAAGGACGAACATTTCGGCGGCGAAGTCTCCGGTTTTTCCATCGAAGATCACGCAGGGGACCTCGATCTGGTCCAGGAGACTGGGGTTCTTCGCTCCGAAAAACTGCAGTCCTGCAAGCCGGTGCTGGCCATCGATAATCAGAAAACCCGACTTCGGATCCTCGAGATCACCGATGGACTCGTATTGGCCCAGCGGGCGGAATTTCAGAACGTCCTCGGCAAAGAGCAGGACACTGCCCGGAATCGCAGGCTGGGTCTCGGCGGACTCATAAAAATTGACGATTTCCCGGACCTTCTTGCGGCTCAGCAAGCGCTGAAACGCCTTCTCGCTGCGTTCCACTTTGCCGATGAATTTCGCGATCGGATCGTCCACGTCGGCGTCGGCCTCGATGGTTTCACCCTCGAAATAAAAGCGGCTGGTGAAGCGGACGCGGTTCAGAATGTCTTTTGCTTTGAAAGAGACAAAATAGAAGATGCCGTCCTTCTGACGGATACGGGTTGCAAGCATGCAGTTTTCCTAACACGATCATAACATCTACAATAGTTTTGTGGCACTTCGTTTGGACCGCCTGACCGACCGGCAGCTTCTCGACATGCGGTTGTGCGATCTTCCTTTACGGATTCGCGGCACCCAATTAGAACAACGTATTGAGAAGCTCTATCGTGAGCTGGAGACGCGGTCGCTCAAGTTCCGGCCGCACGTCTGGCTGTCGGAAGAGTGGTTTACGCCGGATGGTGTCGGAGGTTTCGCGATTCCGTTCTACCTGGCACATGCCCGGCTGATGAAACTGGAGCGCTCACAAATGCTGGAAGTCGAAGGCGCCGGCGAGGGCGAGTGTCTCAGAATCTTGCGCCATGAGGCGGGGCATGCGATCGACAATGCATACCGGCTTCATGCCCGGCGCACCTGGACGGATACATTCGGTTCCTACCGCGTGCCGTATCCGGAGTGGTACCAGCCGCAGCCGGGCAGCCGGGATTATGTGTTCAACCTCGACGCCTGGTACGCGCAGGCCCACCCGGCAGAGGATTTCGCTGAATCGTTCGCCGTCTGGCTCAAACGC
This window encodes:
- a CDS encoding DGQHR domain-containing protein, whose amino-acid sequence is MLATRIRQKDGIFYFVSFKAKDILNRVRFTSRFYFEGETIEADADVDDPIAKFIGKVERSEKAFQRLLSRKKVREIVNFYESAETQPAIPGSVLLFAEDVLKFRPLGQYESIGDLEDPKSGFLIIDGQHRLAGLQFFGAKNPSLLDQIEVPCVIFDGKTGDFAAEMFVLINSTQTRINRSHLIDLLDRISASDDETRLAAQVVRKLYEEDSSPLQYKINRLGGRSKQEKWILQAELFNEIKKLILQNDKFFMKDLKGKPERAFELIADYLKSVRTVMERIWGSNDKYKFTSSVTLKALIRVLADLTLRDDLMEKWRENPAPKVFEKLLTPWANLKDEFRNEGFYERFPAKGQIERVRVIEQRLLREIEA